CTCCTCCAGGGCCAGCGCCGGGTGGGGGTTGGCCCCCAGGCCGCCGGCGACGTAGACCCGGAAGCCGTCCTCGACGGTGCCGTCGTCGAGGGTGCGGCGCACGGCGATCACGCCGGCGTCGTTGAACATGGCCTGGCCGCAGTCGGTGTCGCAGCCCGAGAAGTTGATCTTGAACTTGCGGGGCAGGCGCTGGGCGAGGGGGTGGCGGAGGAAGTGCTGGGTGGCGGCCTCGGCCCAGGGGCTGATGTCGAGGACCTCGAACGGGCAGGCGCCGGCGAGGTGGCAGCCCTGCACGGTGCGGACGGTGTCGCCGCAGGCCTCGCGGGTGGTGAGCCCCACCGAGCCCAGCTTCCGCATCACCTCGGGCACCTGCTCCAGCTGCACGAAGTGGAACTGCACGTTCTGGCGGGTGGTGATGTGGCCCCAGCCGCGGGAGTGGCTGTCGGCCAGCTCGCCCATCATCTCCAGCTGGTCGGGCTGCAGGGAGCCGTAGGGGATCTTCACCCGCACCATCTGGTTGTGGCCGCCCTGGCGCTGGCCGTAGATGCCGTTGTTGAGGCGGAAGACGCGGAAGGCGTCCTCGTCGATGGTGCCCTCCAGGTGGCGGGCGAGCATGTCCTCAAACTTGTCGATGTCGGCCTGGTGGGCCGGGTCCAGCGTGGTGGACCGCTCGGGGTCGATCGTCACGACGGGCATGGGGTGGCCTCTCGGAAGGGGTCCGGGTCGCCGGGGGCGGCGCTCGGGAGCGTCAAATGGTGACAAACCTGATCCGGTTGGTCAACATTCCCGAGAGGACCGGATCTCTCCGGTGCAGATGTCCGGGCCCCGGCGCGCCGCAGCGCCCGCACGACCCCGCTGAGCAGGGCCGATGGCGGTGCTCAGCCCGCGGCGCGCTCCCGCAGCTTCTCCGCCACCCGGAAGGCCAGGTCGAGCGACTGCCGGCCGTTGAGGCGGGGGTCGCACACCGTCTCGTAGCGGGTGGCGAGGTCGCTGTCGAGGATCTCGTGGGAGCCGCCCAGGCACTCGGTGACGTCGTCGCTGGTGAGCTCCACGTGCACCCCGCCGGCCCAGGTCCCCTCGGCCTCGTGGGCCCGGAAGAACCCGGCGATCTCGTCGAGGATGTCGTCGACGCGGCGGGTCTTGCGGCCGCTCTCGGAGGTGAAGGTGTTGCCGTGCATGGGGTCACAGGCCCACACCACCGGGTGGCCGGCGTCGCGCACGGCGCGCAGCAGGGGCCGCAGGCCGTCCTCGATGCGGGCCGCGCCCATGCGGGTGATGAGGGTGAGGCGGCCGGGGACCCGGTCGGGGTTGAGCGCCTGGCACAGCTCGACGACCTCCTCGGGCGTGGCCGTGGGCCCGACCTTGCAGCCCACCGGGTTGGCCACGCTGGAGAAGTAGGCCACGTGGGCGCCGTCGAGCTGGCGGGTGCGCTCGCCGATCCAGATCGTGTGGGCCGAGCTGGCGTAGCGGAGGCCGGTGAGCGGGTCGACCCGGGTGAGGGCCTCCTCGAAGGGCAGCAGGAGCGCCTCGTGGCTGGTGAAGAAGTCGGTCTCGTGCAGGGTCGGCAGCGACGAGGTGTCGACGCCGCAGGCGGTCATGAACCGCAGGGCCCGCCCGATCTCGTCGGCCAGCGCCTTGTACTGCTGGCCCTGGGCGGTGCCGGTGACGAAGGTCTGGGTCCAGGAGTGGACCTGGTTGAGGTCGGCGAAGCCGCCCCGGGTGAGCGACCGCAGGAGGTTCAGGGTGGCCGCCGACTGGTGGTAGGCCTGCAGCAGGCGGTCGGGGTCGGGCACCCGGGAGTCGGTGTCGAAGGCGTCGCCGTTGACGATGTGGCCCCGGAACGAGGGCAGGGTGACCTCGCCGATGGTCTCGCTGCCCGAGGAGCGGGGCTTGGCGAACTGGCCGGCGATGCGGCCGATCTTCACCGTGGGCACGCCCGAGGAGTAGGTGAGCACGACGGCCATCTGGAGGATGACCTGGAGCCGGCGGCGCACCGACTCGGCCGAGAACGACGAGAACGACTCGGCGCAGTCGCCGGCCTGGAGCAGGAAGGCCTGGCCCTCGGCCACCCGGGCCAGGGCGGAGGTCAGGTCGCGGCTCTCGGCCGCGACCACGAGCGGGGGCAGCTGCGCCAGCTCGTCGGTGACGCGCCGCAGGTGGGCGTCGTCGGGCCAGTCCGGCTGCTGGGCCGCGGGGAGGGTGCGCCAGTCGGGGGCGGGTGGGGTGTCGCGCTCAGCGGTGAGCATGGGGCAAGCGTGCCTCCTGCGTGCGGCGGACGCAAAGCGCGAATCGCGCTGCGGGCCCGGGGTGGGAGCGGTGGGCGGTGGTCAGATCGCCCAGCGCCGGGGCGGGATCGGGGCCGGACCGTCGCAGATTGACCAGTGGTGGCCGGCCGGGCACCCGACGGCCCCGCCCGTGGGGGCGGGGCCGGGGAGGGTGCGGGTGGGGGATGGCCTCAGGCTGCGGAGGTGCGGGCCTCGGCCTCGGAGCGGACGGTGTGCACGGCCCGCTTCACCAGGCGACGGGCGGCCTCGGCGGTGACGCCCAGCTCGTCGCCCACCTCGCGGTAGGACCGCTTGCGGCCGTCGTTGATGCCGAAGCGCTGCTCCACCGCGTAGCGGGCCCGGGGCTCGAGGACCTCGAGCAGGCCGGTGGCGTAGTCCTCCTCGGCCCGGGCCATGACGATGGTCTCGGGGCCGACGGTGTCGTCGGCGAGGAGGTCGACCAGCTCGTTGCCGTCGTCGTCGCCGACGGTGCGGTCGAGCGAGGTCGGGGTGGTGAGCCGGTGGAGGGTGGCGTGCTCGTCGTCGAGCTCGTCGCCGTCGCCGGAGACCTGGCGCAGGGCCGAGCGGAGACTGGCCGAGCGGTCGCCGGGGAGGCGGATCAGGCTCGCCTTCTGGTCGAGGGCCCGGCCGATGGCCTGGCGGATCCAGAAGGTGGCGTAGGTGGAGAACTTGAAGCCCTTGCGCCAGTCGAACTTGTCGACGGCGTGCTCGAGGCCGATGTTGCCCTCCTGGACGAGGTCCAGCAGCTCCATGCCCGGGGGCAGGGGGTAGCGGCGGGCCACGCTGACCACGAGGCGGAGGTTGGCCCGGATGAAGCGGTCCTTGGCCCGGGCCGCAGCCCGGTCCGCACGCCGCAGCTCCGCGCTGCTCTCGCCGGCGGCGAGGCGCTCACGGGCCTCGACGCCCTTCTCGATGACCTGGGCCAGCTCCCGCTCCTCGTCAGCGGTGAGGAGGGGGACCAGGCCGATCTCGTTGAGGTACTGTCCGACTGAATCGCTCATTGCCACCTGTCCAACTCGGGGCCCCCGCTCAGTATTCCGAGGTCGACCATCCTGCGGCCGGCTCTGAGGGGGGTGGCTACGGTTCAACCGTGACCCTTCCCCACACCTTCCGGTTCACTCGGTGACCTTGGTCACCGGGGGTGGGAGACGGCGGATCGGCCTGCTAGGGGGCACCTTCGACCCGCCCCACATCGGGCACCTGCGGGTGGCGGTGGCGGTGCGCCACGCCCTCGACCTCGACGAGGTCCTCCTCGTCCCTAACGGCGACCCGTGGCAGAAGCGCGACGCTCGCGACCTCACCCCCGCGGCACTGCGCCTGGAGATGGTCGACGCCGCCACCGAGGCGCTCACGCCCACCGCCCGGGTGGCGGTCAGCGACGTCGAGGTGCGCCGCCCCGGGCCCTCCTACACGGCCGACACCGTCAGCCAGCTCCAGGGCGCCGAGCCGGGGCTGGAGGTGATCGTGGTGCTGGGGCGCGACGCGGCCGAGCTCCTGCCCACCTGGGAGCGCCTCGACGAGGTCCTCGACCGCGCGGTGGTCGCGGTCGTCGACCGGCCCGGCGCCGCCGCCGGCCCCCTCTCCGGGGTCGACCCCTCGCGGGTGGTCGCGGTGGAGGTCGAGCAGCTCGCGGTGTCGAGCTCGGGGGTGCGGGACCTGGTCGCCGAGGGGGCGCCCATCGACGTCCTCGTGCCGCCCGGCGTGGCCGCCGTCATCGCCCGCGAGGGCCTCTACCGGGGGCGGGGCGGACGTCACGTCGCGGGGTGACCGGCCCGGGGTGTCTCTTCCGCGAGGGGGGCGCCCCTCTATCGTGGTCCCGATGACCGACCGGCCGTCCGACGATGGCAGGCGGACCCGCTCCGACGCCGCGTCCCGACTGGCTGCCCTGCTGGCCGACACGACCGAGGAGCGGGCGCCCGACAGCCCCGAGGCGCCCTCGGTCGCGCCCGCACCCCCGCCCCGGCGCTCCGTGCGACGCCGGCGACCCCAGCGCCCCGACGGGCCCGGGCCCCAGGGCGAGGCCCCCGCCGCGCCGGCACCGGCGTCGCCCGCCCGGCCCGCGACGACAGCGGCGGACGGCGAGGACCCCGTGCTGGCCGACGCCAAGGGCGCCACGAGCTCCCCGCCCCGACCCGCCGGGGGCGAGCCGGCCACCGACCCCGCCCCGACGGACCGTGCCCCGACCGAGCGTGCGCCCGCCGACCGCCCCGCCCCGCCCCCGGCGGGGCGAGCCCCGGCCGACGGCGCCGGGCCGTCGCCCGAGGACGTCCCCGTGGCCGGGGCCGGGCCCGCGGTGCGGGACGGGTCCCCGCCCGCCGCGCCGGTCGATCGACCCCGGGCCGCGCCCGAGAAGGCTGCGCCCGCCGCGCCGGTCGATCGACCCCGGGCCGCGCCCGAGAAGGCTGCGCCCGCGGCCCGGACCGCCGCGGAGCCGGGTGCGCCCGCCACCCCTCCGCCGGGACGGGGCCCGACGACCACCGCGAGGCCCGCATCCGCCCCGCCGGCGGGCACCGGTGCCCGCCGCGGCGCCGCGCCGGGGCCCGTCGCGGCGGCCGGCGCCGGCGGGCTGGCGACGGCCACCCGCCGCCCGGCGGGCACCCCGCCGTCGGGCCGCCCCGCCCCGTCCTCCGCCGCGCGCGCCGTCCCGCCCCGGCCCGCCCCCGAGCCCGATGTGGAGGTGCCCCCGCTGCGAAAGGTGACGCTCCGCGCCGTGGCCTTCGGCACCGCCTTCGTCCTCCTCCTGGCCGCAGTGCCGGCCCTGGCCTGGGTGGGGAAGGACCGCCTCCTCGAGAGCCGGGGCGGCAACGTGGTCGACGGCTCGAGTGAGGCCACCGACCCCGGCTACCGGGCCCTCGTCGACCCCACCCAGACCGCGCTGGTGATCCAGCGGCCCACCGCCGAGGGCGAGATCGTCGCCGCCACCGTGCTCTCGCTGGGCATGGGCCAGAGCGGGGGCACGGTGCTGCAGGTCCCCCTCGACACCGCCCTGCGGGTGCCGCAGTACACGCTCGACCGCCTGGACCAGGTGGCCGAGATCGCGTCCCCGGAGGTGTTCCGCAAGGCGGTCGAGGACCGCCTGAACGTCGCCATCCCCACCACCATCGAGCTCGACGACGAGCGGCTCGCCTCCCTCGTGGCGCCCGTCGCCCCCCTGCAGGTCGACAACCCGGACCCGGTCGTGCTGGAGACGGGCGAGCAGCTCGACCCCGGGCCCGTCACCCTCGAGGCCGACCAGCTGGGCCCGTTCCTGCGGGCCGGCGGCGGCGAGGAGGAGTCCGACCTGGGGCGCCTCGCCCGCGACCAGGTGGTGTGGGAGGCGTGGCTCGACGCCATCGGCTCCTCCGACCAGGCCGACTCCGTCGGTCCGGCCACCACCGGCATCGGCCCCTTCCTCCGCACGCTGTCGGCCGGTGACCCGGTGATCGAGACCCTCGCCGTCGAGCAGGACCCGGACCCGGCCATCACCGACCCCGACTACGTCGTCCCCCTGGTCCCCGCCCCGGGCTTCGAGGAGCAGGTGGTCGACGCGGTGCCGTACCCCCGGTCGCCCGGGCTCGGCCGCCGGTACAACCTGACCCTGCTCAACGGGGCGAGCGGCGACGAGATCCCCCGCACCCTGATGCACGACCTCATCCTCCGCGGCGCCGCCCTCACCACCCTGGGCAACGCCGCGGAGTTCGGCCAGGAGGAGACCACCGTCGAGTACACGAGTGACGGCTGGGCCGACCTGGCCGACCTCGCCGCCCAGACCCTGGGCGGGGCCGAGGTGCGCAAGATGAGCGCGTCCGAGGCCGAGGCGACCGGTGACGACATCGTCATCACCCTCGGCTCCCAGACCCTCGACCAGTACGAGGACGAGTAGGTGACCGACCACCCCCCCTTCATCGACCCCGCAACCGACGAGGTGGCCGTCCGGGCCGCCCGCGCCGCCGACGCCAAGGGCGGCACCCGCACCGTGGTGCTGCGCGTCGGCGAGGTGCTCGG
Above is a window of Iamia majanohamensis DNA encoding:
- a CDS encoding class II 3-deoxy-7-phosphoheptulonate synthase, with product MLTAERDTPPAPDWRTLPAAQQPDWPDDAHLRRVTDELAQLPPLVVAAESRDLTSALARVAEGQAFLLQAGDCAESFSSFSAESVRRRLQVILQMAVVLTYSSGVPTVKIGRIAGQFAKPRSSGSETIGEVTLPSFRGHIVNGDAFDTDSRVPDPDRLLQAYHQSAATLNLLRSLTRGGFADLNQVHSWTQTFVTGTAQGQQYKALADEIGRALRFMTACGVDTSSLPTLHETDFFTSHEALLLPFEEALTRVDPLTGLRYASSAHTIWIGERTRQLDGAHVAYFSSVANPVGCKVGPTATPEEVVELCQALNPDRVPGRLTLITRMGAARIEDGLRPLLRAVRDAGHPVVWACDPMHGNTFTSESGRKTRRVDDILDEIAGFFRAHEAEGTWAGGVHVELTSDDVTECLGGSHEILDSDLATRYETVCDPRLNGRQSLDLAFRVAEKLRERAAG
- a CDS encoding LCP family protein, with product MTDRPSDDGRRTRSDAASRLAALLADTTEERAPDSPEAPSVAPAPPPRRSVRRRRPQRPDGPGPQGEAPAAPAPASPARPATTAADGEDPVLADAKGATSSPPRPAGGEPATDPAPTDRAPTERAPADRPAPPPAGRAPADGAGPSPEDVPVAGAGPAVRDGSPPAAPVDRPRAAPEKAAPAAPVDRPRAAPEKAAPAARTAAEPGAPATPPPGRGPTTTARPASAPPAGTGARRGAAPGPVAAAGAGGLATATRRPAGTPPSGRPAPSSAARAVPPRPAPEPDVEVPPLRKVTLRAVAFGTAFVLLLAAVPALAWVGKDRLLESRGGNVVDGSSEATDPGYRALVDPTQTALVIQRPTAEGEIVAATVLSLGMGQSGGTVLQVPLDTALRVPQYTLDRLDQVAEIASPEVFRKAVEDRLNVAIPTTIELDDERLASLVAPVAPLQVDNPDPVVLETGEQLDPGPVTLEADQLGPFLRAGGGEEESDLGRLARDQVVWEAWLDAIGSSDQADSVGPATTGIGPFLRTLSAGDPVIETLAVEQDPDPAITDPDYVVPLVPAPGFEEQVVDAVPYPRSPGLGRRYNLTLLNGASGDEIPRTLMHDLILRGAALTTLGNAAEFGQEETTVEYTSDGWADLADLAAQTLGGAEVRKMSASEAEATGDDIVITLGSQTLDQYEDE
- a CDS encoding sigma-70 family RNA polymerase sigma factor produces the protein MSDSVGQYLNEIGLVPLLTADEERELAQVIEKGVEARERLAAGESSAELRRADRAAARAKDRFIRANLRLVVSVARRYPLPPGMELLDLVQEGNIGLEHAVDKFDWRKGFKFSTYATFWIRQAIGRALDQKASLIRLPGDRSASLRSALRQVSGDGDELDDEHATLHRLTTPTSLDRTVGDDDGNELVDLLADDTVGPETIVMARAEEDYATGLLEVLEPRARYAVEQRFGINDGRKRSYREVGDELGVTAEAARRLVKRAVHTVRSEAEARTSAA
- the nadD gene encoding nicotinate-nucleotide adenylyltransferase; protein product: MTLVTGGGRRRIGLLGGTFDPPHIGHLRVAVAVRHALDLDEVLLVPNGDPWQKRDARDLTPAALRLEMVDAATEALTPTARVAVSDVEVRRPGPSYTADTVSQLQGAEPGLEVIVVLGRDAAELLPTWERLDEVLDRAVVAVVDRPGAAAGPLSGVDPSRVVAVEVEQLAVSSSGVRDLVAEGAPIDVLVPPGVAAVIAREGLYRGRGGRHVAG